One Fuerstiella marisgermanici DNA window includes the following coding sequences:
- a CDS encoding IS91 family transposase, with the protein MPTVADVLRQHGDDYLKQFGERMPLQHKRVLSFISKCRTGELGHLRYDCGDCQRTHWVGRSCNNRHCPNCQSDKTQKWLADRLSELLPVPYFMVTFTVPEALRKVVRAHQDVCYRALFDCGSQTIHELASGKRFVGTKRMGFFGVLHTWGRDFTVYNPHVHFVVPGGGVSEDGSQEPTATPRRMKRTRSSGSPRHGPPGPPGWQQCPPNFLLPEKAASTVFPAKFRDAVRAAGIEDEFLAADPRAWTRPWVMDVEAVGDGRGVLKYLAPYVYRVAISNNRIESMNETHVTYRYTPSGKKFSKRRKVSGQEFVRGFLQHVLPPNFHRIRYYGFLHSHSSLSIDYVRMLACFYLGMCYILAKRAVAEEPPKRPMVCRECGGDLHLVMITDHVGRVLYEHPLPYLDSG; encoded by the coding sequence ATGCCGACCGTTGCCGACGTATTGCGGCAGCACGGGGACGACTATCTGAAACAGTTCGGCGAACGCATGCCGTTGCAGCACAAGCGCGTGCTGAGTTTCATATCAAAGTGTCGCACCGGAGAACTGGGCCATCTGCGATACGACTGCGGCGACTGCCAGCGAACTCACTGGGTGGGACGCAGTTGCAACAACCGACACTGCCCGAACTGCCAGTCTGACAAGACGCAGAAGTGGCTCGCCGATCGTCTGTCCGAATTGCTGCCGGTGCCCTACTTTATGGTCACCTTCACAGTGCCCGAAGCGCTGCGGAAGGTCGTGCGCGCTCACCAGGACGTGTGCTATCGAGCGTTGTTCGACTGTGGCAGTCAGACGATTCACGAACTGGCGTCTGGAAAGCGGTTCGTTGGCACGAAGCGGATGGGCTTCTTCGGAGTTCTGCACACGTGGGGGCGAGACTTCACGGTCTACAATCCGCACGTGCATTTCGTGGTGCCCGGCGGTGGTGTTTCGGAAGATGGTTCGCAGGAGCCAACGGCCACGCCTCGGCGCATGAAACGCACCAGGTCAAGCGGCTCGCCACGCCATGGTCCGCCGGGACCGCCCGGCTGGCAGCAGTGTCCGCCGAATTTTCTGCTGCCGGAGAAGGCCGCGTCCACAGTCTTCCCCGCGAAGTTTCGCGATGCGGTTCGAGCGGCGGGGATTGAGGACGAATTTCTGGCCGCTGATCCGCGTGCGTGGACTCGGCCGTGGGTGATGGATGTCGAAGCGGTGGGCGACGGACGCGGCGTGCTGAAGTATCTGGCTCCGTACGTTTACCGTGTGGCGATCAGTAACAACCGCATCGAGTCGATGAATGAGACTCACGTGACCTATCGCTACACGCCGTCGGGGAAGAAGTTTTCGAAGCGTCGCAAAGTTTCGGGGCAGGAGTTTGTGAGAGGCTTTTTGCAGCACGTGTTGCCGCCGAACTTTCACAGAATCCGCTACTACGGTTTTTTGCACTCACACAGTTCGCTGAGTATCGACTATGTGCGGATGCTGGCGTGTTTCTACCTGGGCATGTGTTACATCCTGGCGAAGCGAGCCGTTGCGGAAGAACCACCGAAGCGGCCGATGGTGTGTCGTGAATGCGGCGGTGACCTGCATCTGGTGATGATCACCGATCACGTCGGCCGAGTCCTGTACGAACACCCGCTGCCGTATCTCGATTCCGGATGA
- a CDS encoding competence/damage-inducible protein A: MKAEIIAIGSELTCGARLDTNSQWLSRELEGRGWTVQRHTTVADDRDAMVRIYQEAAQRSHVVLITGGLGPTLDDITRETLAEAFDQKLVEDTPSLQHIEALFQSRGREMPERNKVQALRPEFSTSIHNANGTAPGILMKLDNPPCTIAVMPGVPAEMRSMFREQVVESLPTSDVVTRRSVLKTFGYGESDAERLLGDLTARGRNPEVGITASQAVISLSITARAGSVDECELLTAAVREQILNRLGDAVYGEGDAELHDVLVADLLRRDLTLALLESSTTGGLLGQWFTETENHASRLAFSQLYPSAASFSDPELDWEAALRNRSADLLHAGAADFVLASSPAALVTNDKGVPMQQGRVIVVGKELDVSQDVSMTGNLAIFRQRAARTAANLLRLYLLHAAK; encoded by the coding sequence ATGAAGGCGGAAATTATCGCCATCGGATCCGAACTGACCTGCGGCGCGAGATTGGACACCAATAGTCAGTGGCTAAGTCGTGAACTGGAAGGTCGCGGCTGGACGGTTCAACGTCACACCACCGTCGCCGATGATCGCGACGCGATGGTCCGCATCTATCAGGAAGCGGCTCAGCGTTCGCACGTTGTCCTGATTACGGGAGGACTCGGCCCAACGTTGGACGACATCACTCGCGAAACACTGGCCGAAGCCTTCGACCAGAAGCTGGTGGAAGACACGCCTTCGCTGCAGCACATCGAAGCGTTGTTCCAAAGTCGCGGCCGCGAAATGCCCGAACGCAACAAGGTGCAGGCGCTGCGGCCCGAATTCTCCACCAGCATCCACAATGCCAACGGCACCGCCCCCGGCATTCTGATGAAGCTGGACAATCCGCCCTGCACCATCGCCGTGATGCCCGGTGTGCCGGCGGAAATGAGAAGCATGTTCCGCGAACAGGTTGTCGAATCGCTGCCCACCAGCGATGTGGTCACGCGAAGATCGGTGCTAAAGACGTTTGGCTATGGCGAATCTGACGCAGAACGTCTGCTGGGTGACTTAACGGCAAGAGGCCGCAACCCGGAAGTCGGTATCACCGCCAGCCAGGCCGTGATCTCACTGTCGATTACAGCTCGCGCTGGCAGCGTGGACGAATGCGAACTCTTGACAGCCGCGGTTCGTGAACAAATTCTTAACCGACTTGGCGACGCAGTCTACGGTGAAGGCGATGCAGAGCTACACGACGTCTTAGTCGCTGACCTGCTGCGACGCGACTTGACCTTGGCGCTGCTGGAGAGTTCCACCACCGGCGGGCTACTTGGTCAATGGTTTACGGAAACGGAAAATCACGCGAGCCGCCTGGCATTCAGCCAGCTCTACCCGTCGGCCGCTTCGTTCTCGGATCCAGAACTTGACTGGGAAGCCGCACTGCGAAACCGCAGTGCCGATTTGCTTCACGCCGGAGCCGCCGATTTTGTGCTGGCGTCATCGCCCGCAGCGTTAGTCACCAACGACAAGGGCGTGCCGATGCAGCAGGGCCGCGTCATTGTTGTGGGCAAAGAGCTGGACGTTTCTCAGGATGTGAGCATGACCGGCAACCTTGCCATCTTTCGCCAGCGAGCCGCGCGTACGGCCGCAAATCTTCTACGACTTTATCTCCTCCACGCAGCGAAATAG
- a CDS encoding alpha/beta hydrolase has protein sequence MNVRLTVSCVLLAALATSVQAEDWQPLWPDGAPGANGTGEHDVPALLAFPVAKDKANGCGVLVCPGGGYGGLAMDHEGHQIVKWLNDRGISAWILRYRLGSKGYHHPIQKGDVLRAMRTVRHNAAAHGVDPKRIGVWGFSAGGHLASTAATHFDLGNANATDPIDKLSSRPDFAVLCYPVITMDEAFTHKGSRRNLLGADRYENAELVELLSNEKRVTENTPPTFIFHTTEDQAVPVENAIAFYSALRQHKVDCELHIYQKGRHGVGLGGSDKVLATWPARLEDWLKVNKFLP, from the coding sequence TTGAACGTTCGCCTTACTGTTTCCTGCGTATTACTTGCCGCTCTGGCCACCTCAGTTCAGGCCGAAGACTGGCAACCCCTGTGGCCGGATGGTGCTCCAGGAGCCAACGGCACCGGCGAACACGACGTGCCCGCTTTGCTGGCGTTTCCGGTCGCCAAAGACAAAGCTAACGGCTGCGGCGTGCTGGTTTGCCCCGGCGGCGGCTACGGCGGCCTCGCGATGGATCATGAAGGTCACCAAATCGTGAAGTGGCTGAACGATCGCGGCATCAGCGCGTGGATCCTGCGATATCGGCTGGGTTCGAAGGGGTATCATCATCCGATTCAAAAGGGTGATGTGCTGCGAGCCATGCGGACAGTGCGACACAACGCGGCGGCTCATGGTGTCGATCCCAAACGAATCGGCGTCTGGGGCTTTTCCGCAGGCGGTCACCTCGCGTCTACGGCGGCCACTCATTTTGATTTAGGCAACGCCAACGCAACCGACCCGATTGACAAACTCAGCAGTCGTCCGGACTTCGCGGTTCTGTGTTATCCCGTAATCACGATGGACGAAGCGTTCACTCACAAGGGCTCACGACGCAATCTGCTTGGTGCTGATCGTTACGAGAACGCGGAACTGGTGGAACTGCTTTCCAACGAAAAGCGGGTTACCGAAAACACACCGCCCACGTTCATCTTCCACACGACGGAAGACCAGGCCGTGCCAGTGGAGAATGCGATTGCGTTCTATTCCGCGTTGAGACAGCACAAGGTTGACTGCGAACTGCACATCTACCAGAAAGGTCGACATGGCGTGGGGCTCGGTGGCAGCGACAAGGTTCTCGCCACCTGGCCTGCTCGGCTGGAAGACTGGTTGAAGGTGAATAAATTCCTGCCGTAG
- a CDS encoding glycosyltransferase family 4 protein, with the protein MPSPVERILLLTHELCFRGSSILALRLAQGLEANRIETVVLCTHRSPLDANLTNNVRIIDVPGYTMPIWGRVVHRTVLQNLIDQPPDVIHVQGPKLLPQAIWLGRTLERPVVLSLTDQCEAARIVLPSQANVCRAIACISDSVKAALPSRLEQIEQRVILPGVPFDLERRDAPLLEEGRDPVVGMAGPLEAIKGGSFFLRACHRVIEAGVSIRIVVTGSGPEGKNLRRLATSLELDPCVTFVDDGIAMSAYLSAIDIFCLPSLQQGFGVIMLQAMALGRPVIASGVGGILSIIEDEKCGLIVPPSDSRALADHILELLRDPEKARRLAIAGKNLVEDRFTTERMVNETIALYNDVAKTESTSVASIPIATAKDGVA; encoded by the coding sequence ATGCCCTCGCCCGTTGAACGAATTTTGCTGCTGACCCACGAGCTCTGCTTTCGCGGCTCGTCGATTCTCGCGCTGCGCCTGGCTCAGGGGCTTGAGGCCAATCGCATTGAAACGGTTGTGCTGTGCACGCACCGGTCGCCTTTGGACGCCAATCTCACAAACAATGTGCGGATCATTGATGTCCCCGGCTACACCATGCCCATTTGGGGGCGAGTCGTGCATCGCACGGTACTGCAGAACCTGATTGACCAGCCGCCGGACGTGATTCACGTGCAGGGGCCGAAGCTGCTGCCTCAAGCCATTTGGCTGGGCCGCACGCTCGAACGCCCCGTCGTGCTTAGTCTCACCGATCAGTGCGAGGCGGCTCGGATTGTTCTGCCATCTCAGGCCAATGTGTGCCGAGCCATCGCGTGCATCAGCGACAGCGTGAAGGCAGCCCTGCCGTCTCGCCTGGAACAAATCGAACAACGCGTCATTTTGCCGGGCGTACCCTTCGATCTCGAACGCCGCGACGCTCCTTTGCTGGAAGAAGGACGTGACCCGGTGGTCGGCATGGCGGGGCCGCTGGAAGCGATCAAGGGGGGATCGTTCTTTCTGCGAGCCTGCCATCGCGTGATTGAAGCAGGGGTTTCCATCCGCATTGTGGTGACGGGCTCCGGACCGGAAGGCAAGAACCTGCGCCGGCTGGCGACGTCGCTGGAACTGGATCCCTGCGTCACTTTTGTCGACGACGGCATTGCGATGTCCGCTTACCTGTCAGCCATCGACATCTTCTGTTTGCCATCGTTGCAGCAGGGGTTTGGCGTGATCATGCTGCAAGCGATGGCACTGGGGCGCCCCGTCATTGCGTCCGGCGTGGGTGGCATTCTAAGCATCATCGAAGACGAAAAGTGTGGGCTGATCGTTCCGCCGTCTGACAGCCGAGCACTGGCCGATCACATTCTGGAATTGCTGCGTGACCCGGAGAAGGCTCGTCGCCTTGCGATCGCCGGCAAGAACCTGGTCGAAGACCGCTTCACCACAGAACGCATGGTCAACGAAACCATCGCTCTTTATAACGACGTGGCGAAGACGGAAAGCACGTCGGTCGCGTCGATCCCCATTGCCACCGCAAAGGACGGCGTCGCATGA
- a CDS encoding GNAT family N-acetyltransferase gives MTETTSSDNPAIVRPATCDDLPALESLIAEFVKANRLLPRTPDELQDLVPFGFVACHGTRLVGFAALEIYSSKLAEIRSLAVLPDMQNKGLGKQLVQACVDLAHSRNILEVMAITSSDEFFRNCGFDFTLPGEKKALFIQTREEA, from the coding sequence TTGACTGAGACCACTTCAAGCGACAACCCAGCAATTGTACGCCCCGCCACATGCGACGACCTTCCGGCACTGGAAAGCCTGATCGCCGAATTCGTAAAGGCCAATCGGCTGCTGCCGCGCACACCAGACGAACTGCAGGACCTTGTCCCATTCGGCTTTGTGGCCTGTCACGGCACACGGCTGGTTGGCTTTGCCGCGCTGGAAATTTATTCGTCCAAACTGGCAGAAATTCGCAGCCTCGCCGTGCTACCGGACATGCAAAACAAAGGACTCGGCAAACAACTGGTCCAGGCGTGCGTGGACCTCGCTCACAGCCGAAACATCCTGGAAGTCATGGCGATTACATCGTCTGACGAATTCTTCCGCAACTGCGGCTTCGACTTCACACTGCCAGGCGAGAAGAAGGCACTGTTCATTCAAACGCGCGAAGAAGCGTAG